TGTTTTTGCATCCGGAAAACGGTGAGGAATATGCGTTAGCCAGAACCGAAAGAAAAACTGCTCCAGGCTATAAGGGATTTGTCGTGCATGCCTCTCCTGATGTCACCCTGGAACAGGACCTGATGCGCCGTGACCTGACGATCAATGCCATCGCGATGACGCCGCAGGGCGAAATCATCGATCCTTACGGCGGTAAAAACGATATTGAAAATCGCATTTTCCGCCATATCTCGCCAGCTTTTGCCGAAGACCCTGTGCGCATACTGCGCGTAGCCCGTTTTGCAGCCCGATACAGCCATCTCGGCTTCAGACTGGCTGAAGAAACCCAGGCGTTGATGCGGCAAATGGTGACGGCCGGCGAAGCCGATCACCTCGTGCCGGAACGTGTTTGGGCGGAGTTATTCAAAGCGCTTAATGAAAAATCACCGTCCGCTTTTTTCTACACGCTAAAAGACTGTTCCGCTCTGGAGAGAATTTTTCCTGAACTTTATAACCTGTTCGGCGTACCGCAACCGGAAAAACATCATCCTGAAATCGATACCGGCGTGCACGCCATGCTCTGTCTGGAGCAGGCTACAGTATTATCTTCGAGTCCTGAAGTCAGATTTGCAGCTCTGATGCATGATCTCGGCAAAGCCGTATCGCCCAAGGAAAATTGGCCGCATCATTAT
This is a stretch of genomic DNA from Methylobacter sp. YRD-M1. It encodes these proteins:
- a CDS encoding multifunctional CCA addition/repair protein, whose product is MKTFLVGGAVRDRLLNYPVKEKDWVVIGETPESMVKKGFRPVGKDFPVFLHPENGEEYALARTERKTAPGYKGFVVHASPDVTLEQDLMRRDLTINAIAMTPQGEIIDPYGGKNDIENRIFRHISPAFAEDPVRILRVARFAARYSHLGFRLAEETQALMRQMVTAGEADHLVPERVWAELFKALNEKSPSAFFYTLKDCSALERIFPELYNLFGVPQPEKHHPEIDTGVHAMLCLEQATVLSSSPEVRFAALMHDLGKAVSPKENWPHHYNHERNGLPILENLCARLRVPNSFKSLAMLVMRHHTHCHRAFELRPSTLTDMLMTLGAFKATNNTLDHFLLACAADAKGRINHENNPYPQADYIKGAAKAAASVDISAILKSKLQGAEIGEAIRRLRIRAVAEFIAVE